A window of Candidatus Rokuibacteriota bacterium contains these coding sequences:
- a CDS encoding transcriptional regulator: protein MDTAPDRKRTQEFARKLFGFYTGGMLTLLVQVGHQVGLFEAAAKGPGTSGEIAGRAGLDERYVREWLAAMATAGVVEYDAASR from the coding sequence ATGGACACGGCGCCTGACCGGAAGCGCACGCAGGAGTTCGCCCGGAAGCTCTTCGGCTTCTACACGGGCGGGATGCTCACCCTGCTGGTGCAGGTCGGCCACCAGGTGGGCCTGTTCGAGGCCGCGGCGAAGGGGCCCGGCACCAGCGGCGAGATCGCCGGGCGCGCCGGGCTGGACGAGCGCTATGTGCGCGAGTGGCTGGCGGCCATGGCGACGGCGGGCGTCGTGGAATACGACGCGGCCTCGCGC